TCTTGTTGAGTAGTGGGGTAAATCCCGCCGTTGTCGAGGTGGATAAGTTTGGAGCCTTGTGTCTCAATGACGCCGTAACCCATGACCACCGAACCGGGATCAATTCCCAGGATTTTCATGAAGTGCCTTAAGCGTTAGACAGTTTGTTTAAAATTTCATCGGGGATATCAAAATTGGCGTAAACTTTGTTGACGTCGTCGTGGTCTTCTAGGGCTTCCATGAGTTTGAGCATGCGTTCGGATTCAGCCTCATTTAATTTCATGTAATTTTGTGGTACCATACTAATTTCAGCGTTGATCAAATTAATCTTAGCGGTCGCTAAAACTTTTTTGACGTTTTCTAAATCATGGGGTGCAGTTGTAATGTGAAATTCGCTGTCTTGGTCTTGGATATCTTCGGCGCCAGCTTCCAAAGCGATCTCAATGAGTTTTTCTTCAGAGGCGGCGGTTTTATCTACCACAATCAATCCCTTTTTTTGAAAGACCCAGCCTACCGAACCCGTTTCACCTAAATGGCCCCCATGTCTTCCTAAGATATGTCGAATTTCAGCTACGGTGCGATTTTTATTATCGGTGGTACTTTCGATGAGCATGGCCACACCGCCGGGGCCGTAACCTTCGTAGGTGATTTCTTCGATCATGGCACCCTCAAGTTCACCGGTGCCTTTTTTAATAGCGCGAGCCACATTGTCGCTGGGCATACTGGCCGCCCGGGCTGCATCAACGGCGGTGCGTAAGCGCGGGTTTGCGCCAGGGTCACCCCCACCCATGCGCGCAGCAATGGTAATTTCTTTGACGAGTTTTGAAAAAAGTTTGCCACGTTTTGCGTCGGTGGCACCTTTTTTACGCTTAATGGTTGCCCATTTAGAATGACCAGACATGGGGGCCATACAACGCAATTGCCAGCAATTTGTCAATAATTTTGGGGGACCTCTAAAAAGGGCCCATCTGCAGAGCCTGTCCAGAGCGCAAGCGAAGGATTGCCCACAAAGCCGCGATCCTCACGTATTTCCATATACGCTCCGGTCGCGTCTTTGCGGGCGCCTTGCATCTGGACCCTTTTTAGAGGTCCCCTTTGGGAATTAGTTTGATAAATCCAGAGCAAAAATGATGGCCTGGCTTACTTGGCGGAGTTTTTCTGAAGGGAGTTCTCCCATACAGCGGAGGAGTCTTTCTTTCGGCAAAGAATGTAAACTTTCTGCAGAAACGAAAGAGGATTTGGGAAGATTTCCACTTACCCCGATGGGGATTTGTGTAGGGTAACCCTTGCCCTGACGGGTAATTTCAGCCACCACAATTTTTGAAAGATAAGGGATGACCCCAGAGCGGGTGAGTATTAGGATAGGCCTTTTACCAGCTCGACCTCCAATGTCGGCTTCCCAAATTTCTCCGCGCCTCATTTAGGCCCCCAGCTTTCGGCTTGTAACCATTTTTTGGCTTCCTGGAGATCTTCTGGTTTTTTGGCTAGTGCTTCGATCCATTGTTCTTCTAATTTTTTAAATAGCTCGCGCTGAATTTTTTCTTCAATGGCTTGACGAACAAAATCTGATTTAGAATGAAATTTTAATTGAGCGATTTGAGAATTGACTTCTTCAGGAATGCGAACTTGAAGGTTGGTTTTTGCCATGCATTTATCATGCACTAAATCATTACAAAATACAATACAAAAATACTACTGGGTGTAATGCTTCAGTCTTGCAGGGAGAGCGCTTGGGTTATTTCGTCAGCCGCGCTTCTCGCGGCGACCCTCATATGGATGACCTCTTGGTCAAGGCTAAAGTGATCGTGCCTAGGGGTTGAGATTTGGACCTCAGAGCCTCGAGAACTTTTCAACCTCATATTCGCGTGCTGGTTAACGCATTAAGTTGAATCCGAACGA
This portion of the Deltaproteobacteria bacterium genome encodes:
- a CDS encoding YebC/PmpR family DNA-binding transcriptional regulator, which translates into the protein MSGHSKWATIKRKKGATDAKRGKLFSKLVKEITIAARMGGGDPGANPRLRTAVDAARAASMPSDNVARAIKKGTGELEGAMIEEITYEGYGPGGVAMLIESTTDNKNRTVAEIRHILGRHGGHLGETGSVGWVFQKKGLIVVDKTAASEEKLIEIALEAGAEDIQDQDSEFHITTAPHDLENVKKVLATAKINLINAEISMVPQNYMKLNEAESERMLKLMEALEDHDDVNKVYANFDIPDEILNKLSNA
- a CDS encoding type II toxin-antitoxin system PemK/MazF family toxin codes for the protein MRRGEIWEADIGGRAGKRPILILTRSGVIPYLSKIVVAEITRQGKGYPTQIPIGVSGNLPKSSFVSAESLHSLPKERLLRCMGELPSEKLRQVSQAIIFALDLSN